A stretch of the Macaca mulatta isolate MMU2019108-1 chromosome 14, T2T-MMU8v2.0, whole genome shotgun sequence genome encodes the following:
- the OR8G5 gene encoding olfactory receptor 8G5 (The RefSeq protein has 4 substitutions compared to this genomic sequence), with product MIIYKQGVPFLQKENNNTIHPNTMFFLSLAETDQRMAAENHSLVTKFILVGLTEKSELQLPLFLIFLGIYVVTMLGNLGMITLIGLSPYLHTPMYYFLSSLSFIDFCHSTVITPKMLLNFVTEKNIISYPECMTQLYFFLIFAIAECHMLAAMAYDRYVAICSPLLYSVIISNKASFSLILGVYIIGLICASAHIGCIFRVQFCKFDVINHYFCDLISILKLSCSSTYVNELLVLIFSGINILVPSLTILSSYFFIIASILRIRSTEGRSKAFSTCSSHISAVAIFFGSAAFMYLQPSSVSSMDQGKVSSVFYTIVVPMLNPLIYSLRNKDVHVALRKMLGKRTFL from the coding sequence ATGATCATATATAAACAAGGGGTCCCTTTCCTACAAAAGGAGAATAACAATACAATTCACCCAAATACCATGTTTTTTCTCTCCCTTGCAGAAACTGATCAAAGAATGGCAGCAGAAAACCATTCTTTAGTGACTAAGTTTATTCTGGTTGGGCTAACAGAGAAGTCAGAGCTCCAGCTGCCcctcttcctcatcttcctgggAATCTATGTAGTCACAATGCTGGGGAACCTGGGCATGATCACACTGATTGGGCTCAGTCCTTACCTGCACACCCCTATGTACTATTTCCTCAGCAGTCTGTCCTTCATTGACTTCTGCCATTCCACGGTCATTACCCCTAAGATGCTGCTGAACTTTGTGACAGAGAAGAACATCATCTCCTACCCTGAATGCATGACTCAGCTctacttcttcctcatttttgctATTGCAGAGTGCCACATGTTGGCTGCAATGGCATATGACCGCTATGTGGCCATCTGTAGCCCCTTGCTGTACAGTGTCATCATATCCAATAAGGCTAGCTTTTCTCTGATTTTAGGAGTGTATATAATAGGCCTGATGTGTGCGTCAGCTCATATAGGCTGTATTTTTAGGGTTCAATTCTGCAAATTTGATGTGATCAACCATTATTTCTGTGATCTTATTTCCATCTTGAAGCTCTCCTGTTCTAGTACTTATGTTAATGAGTTACTGATTTTAATCTTCAGTGGAATTAACATCCTTGTCCCCAGCCTGACCATCCTCAGCTCTTACTTCTTTATCATTGCCAGCATCCTCCGCATTCGCTCCACGGAGGGCAGGTCCAAAGCCTTCAGCACTTGCAGCTCCCACATCTCGGCTGTTGCTATCTTCTTTGGATCTGCAGCATTCATGTACCTGCAACCATCATCTGTCAGCTCCATGGACCAGAGGAAAGTGTCCTCTGTGTTTTACACTATTGTTGTGCCCATGCTGAACCCCCTGATCTACAGCCTGAGGAATAAAGATGTCCACGTCGCCCTGAAGAAAATGCTAGGGAAAAGAACATTCTTATGA
- the OR8G5 gene encoding olfactory receptor 8G5 isoform X1, producing MAAENHSLVTKFILVGLTEKSELQLPLFLIFLGIYVVTMLGNLGMITLIGLSPYLHTPMYYFLSSLSFIDFCHSTVITPKMLLNFVTEKNIISYPECMTQLYFFLIFAIAECHMLAAMAYDRYVAICSPLLYSVIISNKASFSLILGVYIIGLMCASAHIGCIFRVQFCKFDVINHYFCDLISILKLSCSSTYVNELLILIFSGINILVPSLTILSSYFFIIASILRIRSTEGRSKAFSTCSSHISAVAIFFGSAAFMYLQPSSVSSMDQRKVSSVFYTIVVPMLNPLIYSLRNKDVHVALKKMLGKRTFL from the coding sequence ATGGCAGCAGAAAACCATTCTTTAGTGACTAAGTTTATTCTGGTTGGGCTAACAGAGAAGTCAGAGCTCCAGCTGCCcctcttcctcatcttcctgggAATCTATGTAGTCACAATGCTGGGGAACCTGGGCATGATCACACTGATTGGGCTCAGTCCTTACCTGCACACCCCTATGTACTATTTCCTCAGCAGTCTGTCCTTCATTGACTTCTGCCATTCCACGGTCATTACCCCTAAGATGCTGCTGAACTTTGTGACAGAGAAGAACATCATCTCCTACCCTGAATGCATGACTCAGCTctacttcttcctcatttttgctATTGCAGAGTGCCACATGTTGGCTGCAATGGCATATGACCGCTATGTGGCCATCTGTAGCCCCTTGCTGTACAGTGTCATCATATCCAATAAGGCTAGCTTTTCTCTGATTTTAGGAGTGTATATAATAGGCCTGATGTGTGCGTCAGCTCATATAGGCTGTATTTTTAGGGTTCAATTCTGCAAATTTGATGTGATCAACCATTATTTCTGTGATCTTATTTCCATCTTGAAGCTCTCCTGTTCTAGTACTTATGTTAATGAGTTACTGATTTTAATCTTCAGTGGAATTAACATCCTTGTCCCCAGCCTGACCATCCTCAGCTCTTACTTCTTTATCATTGCCAGCATCCTCCGCATTCGCTCCACGGAGGGCAGGTCCAAAGCCTTCAGCACTTGCAGCTCCCACATCTCGGCTGTTGCTATCTTCTTTGGATCTGCAGCATTCATGTACCTGCAACCATCATCTGTCAGCTCCATGGACCAGAGGAAAGTGTCCTCTGTGTTTTACACTATTGTTGTGCCCATGCTGAACCCCCTGATCTACAGCCTGAGGAATAAAGATGTCCACGTCGCCCTGAAGAAAATGCTAGGGAAAAGAACATTCTTATGA